A part of Amblyraja radiata isolate CabotCenter1 unplaced genomic scaffold, sAmbRad1.1.pri S123, whole genome shotgun sequence genomic DNA contains:
- the LOC116969214 gene encoding C-type lectin domain family 12 member A-like, with amino-acid sequence MANPSVCRSLHSESLQENNRLKSEIQNLYATNILLCRDVQSYLQRVKEKFCAPRWKLYRDKCYFISVKKITYDNAKLACEVRGAKLLEIRSNEEK; translated from the exons ATGGCGAATCCCTCCGTCTGTCGCTCACTCCACTCCGAATCCCTCCAGGAGAATAACCGTCTGAAGAGCGAAATCCAGAACCTGTACGCAACCAATATCCTGCTCTGTAGAGATGTCCAGAGCTATCTCCAGAGAGTGAAAG AGAAGTTCTGTGCTCCAAggtggaagttgtacagagataaGTGTTACTTCATCTCGGTCAAGAAAATAACATATGACAACGCAAAACTGGCGTGTGAAGTCAGGGGGGCGAAACTCCTAGAGATCCGCTCAAACGAAGAGAAG